In one Sphingobacterium daejeonense genomic region, the following are encoded:
- a CDS encoding phosphoribosylaminoimidazolesuccinocarboxamide synthase, whose protein sequence is MNTIKETNFNFKGQTAFYRGKVRDVYSIGDDFLVMVASDRISAFDVVLPKPIPYKGQVLNQIASKFLSATEDILPNWVASVPDPNVTIGKKCEPFKVEMVIRGYVSGHLWRTYRDGGRVLCGVQLPEGLKENDKLPTPIITPSTKADVGHDEDISREDIIARGIVSEEDYTQLEKYAHALFQRGTEIAAERGLILVDTKYEFGKKDGQIYLIDEIHTPDSSRYFYAEGYEDRQAKGEAQKQLSKEFVRQWLIENGFQGKDGQKVPEMTEEIVKSISERYIELYEHITGEKFLYPEEGDVLERVEKNVSKALDNL, encoded by the coding sequence ATGAATACAATAAAAGAAACAAATTTTAATTTTAAGGGTCAAACTGCATTTTATAGAGGAAAAGTTAGAGATGTATACAGTATCGGCGATGATTTTTTGGTCATGGTCGCTTCGGACCGTATCTCAGCATTTGATGTAGTATTGCCAAAGCCAATCCCTTACAAGGGTCAGGTTTTGAATCAAATTGCATCGAAGTTCCTTTCAGCGACTGAAGACATCCTGCCTAATTGGGTTGCCTCAGTTCCAGACCCGAATGTTACCATCGGAAAGAAATGTGAGCCTTTTAAAGTAGAAATGGTAATCCGAGGTTATGTTTCAGGACATCTTTGGAGAACTTATAGAGATGGTGGCCGTGTACTCTGCGGAGTTCAGTTGCCTGAAGGTTTAAAAGAAAACGATAAATTACCTACGCCAATCATTACTCCTTCTACAAAAGCAGATGTAGGACATGATGAAGATATTTCCAGAGAAGATATTATTGCTCGTGGAATTGTTTCAGAAGAAGATTATACGCAATTGGAGAAATATGCGCATGCTTTATTCCAAAGGGGAACTGAGATTGCTGCAGAGAGAGGGTTGATTTTGGTGGATACCAAATATGAATTTGGTAAGAAGGATGGTCAGATCTATTTGATCGATGAAATCCATACACCAGATTCTTCACGCTATTTCTATGCGGAGGGTTATGAAGACCGTCAAGCAAAAGGTGAAGCACAGAAACAGTTGTCCAAAGAATTCGTAAGACAATGGTTAATTGAGAACGGATTTCAAGGGAAAGATGGACAAAAAGTGCCAGAAATGACTGAAGAAATTGTAAAATCGATTTCGGAACGTTATATTGAGCTTTATGAACATATCACGGGTGAAAAGTTTCTTTATCCAGAAGAAGGAGATGTTTTGGAAAGGGTAGAGAAAAACGTTTCAAAAGCCTTGGATAATTTGTAG
- a CDS encoding STAS domain-containing protein, translating into MKFTVDKYDRYVVIEPLNEKLDGETAASLKGEFMLRNTGGQRNIVLDMNNVIATDETGIRTGLLARRLCKSLGGLFILTNLNEDVLKYIKSLGLDKYFIITSNIEKAKDLIFGNEIRLDLKKEEQA; encoded by the coding sequence ATGAAATTTACGGTAGATAAGTATGATCGATATGTGGTGATAGAACCACTCAATGAAAAATTAGATGGAGAGACTGCCGCGAGTTTAAAAGGTGAGTTTATGCTCCGCAATACCGGTGGACAGCGTAATATTGTCTTGGATATGAATAATGTAATAGCGACAGATGAAACCGGTATCCGTACTGGGCTTTTGGCACGCAGATTATGTAAATCCCTAGGAGGATTGTTTATATTGACAAACCTGAATGAAGATGTTTTGAAATATATCAAGTCCCTAGGATTGGATAAATATTTTATAATTACGTCGAATATTGAGAAAGCCAAGGATTTGATTTTTGGCAATGAGATCAGATTGGATCTTAAGAAAGAAGAGCAGGCGTAA
- a CDS encoding ribonuclease Z, producing the protein MRFEVLILGNSSATPMFERHPTSQVVNYNEQLFLIDCGEGTQMQLSKYGIKSNRIDHIFISHLHGDHYLGLVGLVSSMHLVGRKADLHIYGPAPLQEILELHFKYSETVIRYKIIFHQTNPDQEEVLFESRMLTVRSFPLIHRIPCTGFRFDEGKRAATLIPEKVEALNIPKVYFAAIKKGLDYVDPQGNVFAASELTLPPPASRSYAYCSDTVRHGIYLSSIEGADLLYHESTFLHEMVDRAKETFHTTSMEAAEIAKEANVKKLLLGHYSARYRTLQPLLDEAQLVFPNTELSVEGKWFLV; encoded by the coding sequence TTGCGGTTTGAGGTTTTAATATTAGGTAATAGCTCGGCGACACCCATGTTTGAGCGCCATCCTACATCTCAAGTTGTCAATTATAATGAGCAATTGTTCTTGATAGACTGTGGAGAGGGTACACAGATGCAACTTTCCAAATATGGTATCAAGAGCAATCGCATAGACCATATTTTTATCAGCCATTTGCATGGGGATCACTATTTAGGCTTGGTTGGTCTTGTATCTTCTATGCATTTGGTAGGTCGAAAGGCCGACTTGCATATTTACGGTCCTGCACCATTGCAGGAAATCCTCGAATTGCACTTTAAATACTCAGAAACAGTTATTCGCTATAAGATTATCTTTCATCAGACGAATCCTGACCAAGAGGAAGTATTGTTTGAGTCACGAATGTTGACGGTTCGGTCCTTTCCGTTGATTCATAGAATTCCTTGTACCGGCTTTAGATTTGATGAAGGTAAGCGTGCAGCAACCCTTATTCCAGAAAAAGTAGAAGCACTGAATATTCCTAAAGTATATTTTGCTGCGATCAAAAAAGGACTTGACTATGTCGACCCTCAAGGAAATGTATTTGCTGCCAGTGAATTAACGCTCCCGCCACCAGCCTCACGTAGTTATGCTTATTGTTCAGATACCGTTAGGCATGGGATCTACTTAAGTTCTATCGAAGGGGCAGATCTGCTCTATCATGAAAGTACTTTCTTGCATGAAATGGTAGACCGGGCAAAAGAAACTTTCCATACCACATCCATGGAAGCTGCGGAGATTGCCAAAGAAGCAAATGTAAAGAAGCTTCTGCTTGGACATTACTCCGCAAGATACCGAACACTACAACCATTGCTGGATGAAGCCCAGCTTGTTTTTCCTAACACAGAACTATCAGTAGAAGGGAAATGGTTTTTAGTTTAG
- the hisC gene encoding histidinol-phosphate transaminase, whose protein sequence is MSFNLTALLRDNIKKLVPYSSARDEFKGEASVFLDANENAFGSPLPHDYNRYPDPLQHRLKEKLSKIKGVPAENMFLGNGSDEAIDILYRAFCTPKLDNVILVPPTYGMYEVSANINDVETRKVNLTPDFQLDLDGIAEALDTHTKMIFICSPNNPTGNSINPLDIETLLVNFKGLVIVDEAYINYSSQKSFTHSLPEFPNLVVLQTLSKAWGLAALRLGLAFASKEIIEVFNKIKPPYNINQATQDLVLEALENVDVVNEWIKTTVAERGELAKKLMALDQVEHITPSDANFILVKLDKPRELYGYLVEKGIIVRDRSKVALCEGCLRITVGTKPENERLLEEIQLFYK, encoded by the coding sequence ATGTCCTTCAACTTAACCGCACTGCTTCGAGATAACATCAAGAAACTGGTGCCGTATTCTTCGGCACGAGATGAATTCAAGGGAGAAGCATCCGTATTTTTGGATGCCAATGAGAACGCTTTTGGTTCTCCGCTTCCACATGATTACAACCGATATCCCGACCCTCTTCAGCATCGTTTAAAGGAAAAGTTATCTAAAATCAAAGGCGTTCCTGCAGAGAATATGTTCTTGGGGAACGGTTCTGATGAAGCAATCGATATTTTATATAGAGCATTTTGTACTCCAAAACTGGATAATGTCATATTAGTGCCCCCAACTTATGGAATGTATGAGGTCTCGGCTAACATAAATGATGTTGAAACCAGGAAAGTAAATCTTACTCCAGATTTTCAACTTGATTTGGACGGAATTGCTGAAGCATTGGATACTCATACAAAAATGATCTTTATATGCTCACCTAACAATCCTACCGGCAATAGCATCAATCCATTGGATATTGAAACGCTACTTGTAAATTTTAAAGGTTTGGTGATTGTAGACGAGGCATATATCAATTATTCATCTCAAAAGTCATTCACGCATTCCCTTCCAGAATTTCCAAATTTGGTGGTTTTACAAACATTGTCCAAAGCTTGGGGATTGGCAGCATTGCGTTTGGGGTTAGCATTTGCAAGCAAAGAAATCATTGAGGTGTTCAATAAAATCAAACCTCCCTATAATATTAATCAAGCGACTCAAGATTTAGTCCTTGAAGCGCTAGAAAATGTGGACGTTGTTAATGAATGGATCAAAACAACTGTAGCAGAAAGAGGAGAACTGGCGAAGAAATTAATGGCATTAGACCAGGTAGAGCATATTACTCCTTCTGACGCTAATTTTATTCTAGTAAAGTTAGATAAACCGAGAGAACTTTATGGTTATTTGGTAGAGAAAGGGATAATTGTTCGTGATAGGTCCAAAGTAGCACTTTGTGAAGGTTGTCTTCGTATTACGGTTGGGACAAAACCTGAAAACGAACGACTATTAGAAGAAATCCAACTATTTTATAAATAA
- the hisH gene encoding imidazole glycerol phosphate synthase subunit HisH, which translates to MIGIVNYGAGNIFSITAALKRLNIDYGMINKPEDFDLYDRIIIPGVGHAGAAMQKLVESGLSETIKGLKKPVLGICVGMQLMTDYSEEGDVDLLGIIPLKTLHFNGRVQEKVPHMGWNSIEFQNNCPLFKDIPNNSYFYFVHSYYIEHELTYGIATCAYGLPFSAAISRDNFWAVQFHPEKSGQVGEQLLLNFNEF; encoded by the coding sequence ATGATTGGGATAGTAAATTACGGAGCTGGGAATATTTTTTCCATTACGGCAGCACTAAAGCGATTGAACATTGATTATGGGATGATCAATAAGCCTGAGGATTTTGATTTATATGATCGGATCATTATTCCTGGAGTAGGGCATGCTGGTGCCGCAATGCAGAAACTGGTAGAATCAGGTTTGTCGGAGACGATAAAGGGTTTGAAGAAACCAGTATTGGGGATATGTGTAGGGATGCAGTTAATGACGGATTATTCTGAAGAAGGCGATGTTGATCTGTTGGGAATTATTCCATTGAAGACGTTACATTTTAATGGTCGAGTTCAAGAAAAGGTACCACATATGGGCTGGAATAGTATTGAATTTCAAAATAACTGCCCACTTTTCAAGGATATTCCTAATAATTCCTATTTTTATTTCGTTCATTCTTATTACATTGAACACGAATTGACCTATGGGATAGCGACCTGTGCGTATGGATTGCCATTTTCGGCAGCAATATCTCGAGATAACTTCTGGGCAGTACAATTTCACCCTGAGAAATCAGGGCAAGTTGGGGAACAGTTGTTGCTGAATTTTAATGAGTTTTAA
- a CDS encoding 1-(5-phosphoribosyl)-5-[(5-phosphoribosylamino)methylideneamino]imidazole-4-carboxamide isomerase: MYIIPAIDVLDKQVVRLREGNYEDVTTYPITLEEQIDKYHANGTEIVHIIDLNGAKGDFSNQEYLFEIIRKTEMKVQYGGGVRSIEKVKELVDAGVYRVIVGTQAITNPTFLEELSKLNEGRVKYADHIVIAIDVLDEVIKYSGWLESSPIKLIEYIDKCLSLGFYRFLCTDISKDGKLGGAGVELYKKLLDHSPIIKLIGSGGISSMQDIEELNNLGKMESVVVGKAIYENRITIEEIKDWNLKALISF, translated from the coding sequence ATGTATATTATACCTGCAATTGATGTTTTGGACAAACAGGTTGTCCGTTTAAGAGAGGGAAACTACGAAGATGTTACCACCTATCCTATTACTTTAGAGGAACAAATCGACAAGTATCATGCAAATGGTACCGAGATTGTTCATATCATTGATTTAAATGGTGCTAAAGGAGATTTCAGCAACCAAGAGTATTTGTTCGAGATCATCAGAAAAACTGAAATGAAAGTTCAGTATGGTGGCGGTGTTCGTAGCATTGAAAAAGTTAAGGAATTGGTTGATGCTGGAGTTTATCGCGTTATTGTAGGTACTCAAGCCATCACAAATCCTACATTTTTAGAGGAGCTGAGCAAATTGAACGAAGGCAGAGTAAAATATGCAGACCATATCGTGATTGCTATCGATGTACTAGATGAGGTAATCAAATATTCAGGATGGTTGGAAAGCTCGCCAATCAAATTGATTGAATATATCGACAAATGTCTAAGCCTAGGCTTCTATCGTTTCTTGTGTACAGATATCAGCAAGGATGGAAAATTAGGTGGAGCAGGCGTAGAGCTTTACAAGAAACTTTTAGATCATTCTCCAATCATCAAGTTAATCGGTTCTGGTGGAATTAGTTCTATGCAAGATATCGAGGAACTGAACAATTTAGGCAAGATGGAGTCAGTAGTTGTTGGTAAAGCTATTTACGAAAACAGAATTACTATTGAAGAGATCAAGGACTGGAATCTTAAAGCATTAATTAGTTTTTAA
- the hisF gene encoding imidazole glycerol phosphate synthase subunit HisF: MLAKRIIPCLDVKDGRTVKGVNFVDLRDAGDPVELAWQYSQQGADELVFLDITATHERRKTTVDLVKAVASQINIPFTIGGGINELADADILLNAGADKISINSAAVRNPNLLNEFAKAFGVQFVVLAVDTRLVDGKNYVHLRGGRDMTEIQTEDWIKEAEDRGAGEILLTSMDHDGTKNGFDNTLLKKINDSIHIPLIASGGAGNQQHFVDVFQQASVDAALAASVFHYGEILIPELKETLHANGIPVRR; this comes from the coding sequence ATGCTAGCGAAGCGAATTATTCCCTGTTTGGATGTTAAGGATGGTCGCACGGTAAAAGGGGTAAATTTTGTTGACCTTCGAGATGCAGGTGATCCTGTAGAATTAGCATGGCAATATTCGCAACAAGGTGCTGATGAGCTTGTCTTTCTAGACATTACAGCTACCCATGAGCGACGTAAGACAACAGTAGATCTTGTTAAAGCTGTTGCGAGCCAAATCAATATTCCCTTTACTATCGGTGGAGGCATTAATGAGCTTGCAGATGCAGATATACTATTAAATGCTGGTGCCGATAAAATTTCCATTAACTCAGCCGCGGTGCGCAATCCAAATTTATTGAATGAATTTGCAAAAGCATTTGGCGTTCAGTTTGTTGTTTTAGCGGTTGATACGCGATTGGTTGATGGAAAGAATTATGTTCACTTGCGTGGTGGCCGCGACATGACAGAAATTCAAACCGAAGATTGGATCAAGGAAGCTGAAGATCGTGGTGCAGGTGAAATATTATTGACCTCGATGGATCATGATGGGACGAAAAATGGATTTGATAATACGTTATTGAAAAAAATCAACGATTCCATCCATATACCTCTGATAGCTTCGGGGGGTGCAGGAAATCAGCAACATTTCGTTGATGTTTTTCAGCAAGCATCCGTTGATGCAGCTTTGGCGGCATCGGTCTTTCATTATGGGGAGATCTTGATCCCAGAATTAAAAGAAACATTGCACGCTAATGGTATTCCCGTTAGACGATGA
- the hisIE gene encoding bifunctional phosphoribosyl-AMP cyclohydrolase/phosphoribosyl-ATP diphosphatase HisIE, giving the protein MVFPLDDDNTYNMTIDFNKGDGLVPVVIQDYQTLEVLMLGYMNAEAWEKTQGEQKVTFFSRSKNRLWTKGEESGNFLNVVDTAIDCDQDTILIKVDPVGPTCHTGSRSCFKTEFNQNFLLQLERIVQYRIDFPSDESYVNRLRSRGINKIAQKVGEEAVETVIAALTETDQDFINETSDLLFHLIVLLKEKGMSLETIAKNLEGRHQ; this is encoded by the coding sequence ATGGTATTCCCGTTAGACGATGATAATACATATAACATGACTATTGACTTTAATAAAGGTGACGGGCTTGTTCCTGTAGTGATCCAAGATTATCAGACTCTTGAGGTTTTGATGTTGGGCTACATGAATGCAGAGGCTTGGGAGAAAACTCAAGGAGAACAGAAAGTCACTTTCTTTTCAAGAAGTAAAAACAGGCTCTGGACAAAAGGTGAAGAGAGCGGCAATTTCTTAAATGTCGTTGATACTGCTATCGACTGCGACCAGGATACTATATTAATCAAGGTTGACCCAGTTGGCCCAACTTGCCACACAGGATCCCGCAGTTGCTTTAAAACTGAATTCAATCAAAACTTCTTGTTGCAATTGGAAAGGATCGTTCAGTATAGAATAGATTTTCCGAGTGATGAATCTTATGTGAACAGACTTCGTTCAAGAGGTATCAATAAAATTGCTCAAAAAGTAGGTGAGGAAGCTGTAGAAACAGTTATTGCGGCATTGACAGAGACTGATCAAGATTTTATCAATGAGACCTCTGATCTATTATTCCACCTGATCGTTTTATTGAAAGAAAAAGGAATGAGCTTGGAAACAATCGCCAAAAACTTAGAAGGCAGACATCAATAG
- a CDS encoding WD40 domain-containing protein: MNLENNEINLLGTLTGHQNPIFALAVSSINPDTLYTAGNDKGVVEWDLKSMSFKRLLCKVGSSVYSLLSIPETSLLTIGMRSGQLLVVDTDTQTLKANLKTESGAIFSIKTIHAKKELIAIGEEGMAYVWSLENFELLYRFKVSETTVRVIEVQQSGSVVAFGDKNGEVHLFNSEDFQEIQRKKIHEMPVTSLQFEPSGNLFSGGRDAKLYKLNPNLDVVQEIVPHMFTVYGIELNKEKNLIATISRDKTLKIWNLDDLKLIKNISRDRGYDSHYLSINAFLWDADRIITVSDDKSVKIWQEVLP; the protein is encoded by the coding sequence ATGAATCTAGAGAATAACGAAATCAACCTACTCGGTACCCTTACAGGTCATCAAAACCCAATCTTTGCTTTGGCAGTATCAAGCATCAATCCCGACACTTTATATACAGCAGGAAATGATAAAGGTGTTGTAGAATGGGATTTGAAGAGCATGAGCTTTAAACGATTATTGTGTAAGGTCGGAAGTTCTGTTTATTCTCTTCTATCTATTCCAGAAACATCTTTATTGACAATAGGTATGCGTTCTGGACAGCTGTTGGTGGTTGATACGGATACGCAAACCCTTAAGGCCAACTTAAAGACGGAGAGCGGAGCAATATTCTCAATAAAGACTATTCATGCCAAGAAAGAATTAATAGCCATTGGTGAAGAGGGAATGGCCTACGTTTGGAGCCTGGAAAATTTTGAGCTTCTTTATCGGTTTAAGGTTTCAGAAACAACGGTCAGAGTAATAGAAGTCCAACAATCAGGAAGTGTGGTAGCATTTGGGGACAAGAATGGTGAAGTTCATTTGTTCAATTCTGAGGATTTTCAGGAAATTCAACGGAAGAAAATCCATGAAATGCCAGTTACTAGCCTTCAGTTTGAACCTTCAGGCAACCTTTTTTCAGGAGGTAGAGATGCGAAATTATACAAATTGAATCCTAATCTAGACGTAGTTCAGGAAATAGTCCCCCATATGTTTACGGTCTATGGAATTGAGTTGAATAAGGAAAAGAACCTGATAGCAACAATTAGCCGCGATAAGACTTTGAAAATTTGGAACCTCGATGACCTGAAGCTGATCAAAAATATTTCAAGAGATCGAGGTTATGACAGTCATTATCTTTCTATCAATGCCTTTTTATGGGATGCTGACAGAATTATAACTGTAAGTGATGATAAATCCGTTAAGATATGGCAGGAGGTTCTTCCATAA
- a CDS encoding GAF domain-containing protein, whose translation MAEDLHISQGTKEQQYQALLPQIKGLLTGETNAVANMANICAALKEQFNFFWVGFYLVENNELVLGPFQGPVACTRIAYNRGVCGSAWAQQETLIVPNVEEFPGHIACSSLSKSEIVIPIIKDGKCIGVLDVDSQELDSFDLIDKKYLIAILEVFTSQ comes from the coding sequence ATGGCTGAAGACTTACATATATCCCAAGGAACAAAAGAACAGCAATACCAAGCTCTGTTGCCTCAAATTAAAGGTTTATTAACTGGTGAAACAAATGCTGTTGCAAACATGGCAAACATCTGTGCTGCGTTAAAGGAGCAATTCAACTTCTTTTGGGTAGGATTTTACCTTGTGGAGAACAATGAATTGGTGTTGGGACCATTCCAAGGACCTGTTGCTTGTACTAGAATAGCTTATAATCGTGGTGTTTGTGGATCAGCGTGGGCACAGCAAGAAACCCTTATTGTACCAAACGTGGAAGAATTCCCAGGCCATATTGCTTGCAGCTCATTATCAAAATCTGAGATCGTAATTCCCATCATCAAAGACGGCAAATGCATCGGAGTATTGGATGTTGATAGCCAAGAACTGGACTCTTTTGACTTAATCGACAAGAAATACTTAATAGCCATTTTAGAAGTCTTTACATCTCAGTAA
- the ruvA gene encoding Holliday junction branch migration protein RuvA — MYEYFKGKLVVKAPTHVVLDVSGIGYYLHISLTTYSQIKDQEDCKLYASFQVREDSQTLYGFATEAERHLFHHLISVSGIGPNTGRMMLSSITPEEIQQAIVSGQVNVIQKIKGIGPKTAQRVILELQDKLKKQGPDALIPLPISKPSSSEEALTALVMLGFPKAQAEKVLQAISTTEPDLTVEQMIKAALKKL; from the coding sequence ATGTACGAATATTTTAAAGGTAAATTAGTAGTCAAAGCTCCTACTCACGTTGTTCTAGACGTGAGTGGGATCGGCTACTACCTACATATTTCATTGACAACTTACAGTCAGATAAAAGACCAAGAAGACTGCAAACTATATGCATCATTCCAGGTCCGTGAGGACTCGCAAACTTTATATGGCTTTGCTACGGAAGCTGAAAGACACTTGTTTCATCATTTGATCTCAGTTTCAGGAATCGGACCTAATACAGGCCGAATGATGCTTTCGTCAATTACACCTGAGGAAATTCAGCAGGCTATTGTTAGCGGACAGGTCAATGTCATCCAGAAAATAAAAGGAATCGGTCCTAAAACGGCGCAAAGAGTAATCCTTGAACTTCAAGACAAACTGAAAAAACAAGGCCCAGACGCGCTTATCCCTTTGCCGATTTCAAAACCTTCTTCTTCAGAAGAAGCATTAACGGCACTTGTTATGTTGGGATTCCCGAAAGCTCAAGCAGAAAAAGTCCTGCAAGCTATTTCCACAACAGAACCTGACCTCACAGTAGAACAAATGATTAAAGCAGCGTTGAAAAAACTGTAA
- a CDS encoding NADP-dependent malic enzyme, protein MSNINRKKDALNYHAMGRPGKIAVVPTKPHSSQRDLSLAYSPGVAEPCLAIAENNEDAYKYTAKGNLVAVISNGTAVLGLGDIGAQAGKPVMEGKGLLFKIFADIDVFDIELDTKNVDEFVNIVKALEPTFGGVNLEDIKAPECFEIERRLKAEMNIPVMHDDQHGTAIISGAALINACELQGKNIADVKIVVNGAGAAAISCTAMYVAVGASKENIVMLDSKGVIRNDRESLDPTKAEWATNRDIHTLADAVNGADVFIGLSAADVLTPEMLKTMAPKPIVLAMANPNPEIAYELAVDTRDDIIMGTGRSDFPNQVNNVLGFPYIFRGALDVRATAINEEMKIAAVKAIAELAKQPVPEEVNIAYNTNNLRFGIDYVIPKPTDPRLITEVSVAVAKAAIESGVARKVIEDWDAYRDELRKRLGKDDRLVRTMTAKAKSNPKRVVFAEADNYKTLRAAQIVKEEGIAFPILLGNQEKINGLIKEYGFELDGVQIIDPQAEIKSDRFEKYADHLYNKRQRRGINKLDSRKLMTNRNYFAASMVEFGEADTLISGLTRNYASTIRPALQVIGAKPGSRVAGMYIMLTSQGPLFFGDTTVNANPNAQELADISVLLDAAVKRFNIKPRLAMLSYSNFGSNDGDISDKVRDAVKILHKEHPEIVADGEIQANFALNKNLLADNFPFSTLNGEPANTLVFPNLESGNIAYKLLQEVGNAEAVGPVLLGMNKPVHVLQLDSSVREIVNMVTIAVVDAIEHEKESQNK, encoded by the coding sequence ATGAGTAACATCAACAGAAAAAAAGACGCTTTAAACTACCATGCTATGGGGCGTCCGGGTAAAATAGCAGTGGTTCCTACAAAACCGCACAGTTCGCAAAGAGATCTTTCTTTAGCGTACTCTCCAGGTGTGGCTGAACCTTGCTTGGCTATTGCAGAAAACAACGAAGACGCTTATAAATATACTGCTAAAGGAAATTTAGTAGCCGTAATCAGTAATGGTACTGCGGTATTGGGACTTGGAGATATCGGTGCGCAAGCTGGTAAACCAGTGATGGAAGGTAAAGGATTATTGTTCAAAATATTTGCCGACATCGATGTGTTTGACATTGAATTGGATACCAAAAATGTTGATGAATTTGTAAATATCGTAAAAGCATTGGAGCCTACTTTCGGAGGTGTGAACCTAGAAGACATCAAAGCTCCAGAATGTTTTGAAATCGAACGCCGATTAAAAGCAGAAATGAACATCCCTGTCATGCACGATGACCAACACGGTACTGCTATTATCTCAGGAGCTGCTTTAATCAATGCTTGTGAATTGCAAGGAAAAAACATCGCTGATGTTAAAATCGTTGTTAATGGTGCAGGGGCTGCAGCAATCTCATGTACTGCTATGTATGTGGCCGTTGGTGCGAGCAAAGAAAACATCGTGATGTTAGATAGCAAAGGTGTTATTCGCAATGATAGAGAAAGCCTTGACCCAACTAAAGCAGAATGGGCGACTAATAGAGATATCCATACCTTGGCAGATGCTGTAAATGGTGCCGACGTATTTATCGGCCTTTCAGCAGCAGACGTATTGACGCCTGAAATGTTGAAAACAATGGCTCCAAAACCTATCGTTTTGGCAATGGCAAACCCTAATCCTGAAATCGCTTATGAATTAGCTGTTGATACTCGCGATGATATCATTATGGGTACAGGACGTTCGGATTTCCCTAACCAAGTTAATAACGTATTAGGCTTCCCTTATATCTTCCGCGGTGCTTTGGACGTAAGAGCGACAGCAATCAACGAAGAAATGAAAATCGCAGCTGTTAAAGCTATTGCTGAACTTGCAAAACAACCTGTCCCTGAAGAAGTAAATATTGCATACAACACAAATAACCTACGTTTTGGTATCGACTACGTCATTCCAAAACCTACGGATCCACGTTTGATCACTGAAGTATCTGTTGCTGTTGCAAAAGCTGCAATTGAATCAGGTGTTGCTCGTAAAGTAATCGAAGATTGGGATGCTTACCGTGATGAACTTCGCAAAAGATTGGGTAAAGATGACAGATTAGTTCGTACAATGACGGCTAAAGCTAAATCAAACCCTAAGCGTGTTGTTTTTGCTGAAGCTGACAACTATAAAACCCTTCGTGCTGCACAAATCGTTAAAGAAGAAGGCATCGCATTCCCTATCCTTTTGGGTAACCAAGAGAAAATCAATGGATTAATCAAAGAATATGGTTTCGAGCTGGACGGCGTTCAAATTATTGATCCTCAAGCAGAAATCAAATCTGACAGATTTGAAAAATATGCAGACCACCTTTATAACAAAAGACAGCGTAGAGGGATCAACAAACTTGATTCTCGCAAGTTAATGACCAACCGTAACTACTTTGCAGCAAGTATGGTTGAATTCGGCGAAGCTGATACCTTGATTTCAGGTCTTACGCGTAATTATGCTTCTACCATCCGCCCGGCATTACAGGTAATTGGTGCAAAACCAGGAAGCAGAGTAGCAGGTATGTATATCATGTTGACTAGTCAAGGACCTTTGTTCTTTGGTGATACGACTGTAAATGCAAACCCTAATGCGCAGGAACTTGCTGATATATCAGTGCTATTGGATGCTGCAGTGAAGCGTTTCAATATTAAGCCTAGATTAGCGATGTTATCATATTCAAACTTCGGTTCGAATGATGGAGACATCTCTGACAAAGTGAGAGATGCGGTAAAGATTCTTCACAAAGAACATCCAGAAATCGTTGCTGATGGAGAAATCCAAGCCAACTTTGCCCTCAACAAAAATCTATTGGCAGACAACTTCCCATTCTCTACTTTAAATGGTGAACCAGCAAATACATTGGTTTTCCCTAACTTAGAGTCAGGAAACATTGCCTACAAACTTCTTCAAGAAGTAGGAAATGCAGAGGCCGTAGGTCCTGTACTTTTAGGTATGAACAAACCAGTTCACGTATTACAATTAGATAGTTCGGTACGTGAAATTGTGAACATGGTAACGATTGCTGTAGTTGATGCAATCGAACACGAAAAAGAATCACAGAATAAATAA